A region from the Hydrogenimonas sp. genome encodes:
- a CDS encoding GGDEF domain protein — protein MTIQEIIKKTLMEVKSRGQNLTPDIYTDLFCKEAKKANVIVEDCQRVEKFLKKLPPELQRDLKKRHVATVDQLVQYLAAELSRSDSKGSSEIIRAYLLLAKRLLQAITLLHDKEAAAMAEEDRESLGEHSDRAQIDAVRERWNRFVMDYSDAFLQRLDPYCKVDKTDLESMVDDIVDCFRSSKRVESPHSSEALDTVAQVVIASLSPSIASGMDDELATISSQIRSNPELLTSDAMIEDLKHMVRKRIELDKKAVVDRIGELDTVIEHINLALTRVIDSGEGNKEALGVIQGELESIDLKADSFEAIHKKLLAVATSLERETRTLSEEMYRSRERINELQEKVRILESALHRERKKSATDTLTKLPNRRGLDESLAKMEAAFKRYNDNYSVVLFDLDHFKSINDTYGHDAGDMVLASFAKQLRRYSRELDIVGRWGGEEFLVILPKTDREGAGRFAEKLREVVEKSKFLYRGRRIPVTVSGGVADRSSYGDMERMLKAADEKLYLAKEGGRNRVVV, from the coding sequence ATGACTATCCAGGAGATTATCAAGAAGACACTGATGGAGGTCAAATCCCGCGGGCAGAATCTGACCCCAGATATCTATACCGACCTCTTCTGCAAAGAGGCGAAAAAGGCCAACGTCATAGTCGAAGACTGCCAGAGGGTGGAGAAGTTTCTAAAGAAGCTACCCCCTGAGCTTCAGAGAGATCTCAAAAAGAGACATGTGGCGACGGTGGATCAACTGGTGCAGTACCTGGCTGCGGAACTCTCACGCAGCGACTCGAAAGGGAGCTCCGAGATTATCCGGGCCTATTTATTGCTTGCAAAAAGGCTGCTTCAGGCAATAACCCTTCTTCACGACAAAGAGGCCGCGGCTATGGCGGAGGAGGATCGAGAAAGTTTGGGAGAGCACTCCGACAGGGCGCAGATCGATGCCGTAAGGGAGAGGTGGAACCGCTTCGTCATGGATTACAGCGACGCTTTTCTGCAGAGACTGGACCCATACTGTAAGGTGGACAAAACCGACCTGGAGTCGATGGTGGACGATATTGTCGACTGTTTCAGAAGCTCCAAGAGAGTAGAGAGCCCGCACTCTTCGGAGGCTCTGGATACGGTTGCCCAGGTAGTAATCGCATCTCTGTCCCCGTCGATTGCTTCAGGAATGGATGACGAACTGGCCACAATAAGTTCGCAGATCAGGTCGAACCCGGAGCTTCTTACATCGGACGCGATGATAGAAGATCTTAAACATATGGTCAGGAAGAGGATTGAGCTGGACAAAAAGGCGGTGGTTGACCGAATCGGAGAGCTCGATACTGTAATAGAGCATATAAATCTGGCGCTTACGAGGGTCATAGATTCCGGGGAGGGGAACAAGGAGGCCCTGGGAGTTATTCAGGGAGAGTTGGAGAGTATCGATCTGAAGGCGGACTCTTTCGAGGCGATACATAAAAAACTGCTTGCCGTGGCGACATCTCTGGAGAGGGAGACCAGGACTCTCAGCGAAGAGATGTACAGAAGCAGGGAGCGTATAAACGAGCTTCAGGAGAAGGTGCGGATACTGGAGTCGGCCCTGCACAGGGAGCGAAAAAAGTCGGCGACAGACACCCTTACAAAGCTTCCCAACAGGCGGGGACTAGATGAGAGTCTCGCCAAGATGGAGGCTGCGTTCAAGCGCTACAACGACAACTACTCGGTCGTACTTTTCGACCTCGACCACTTCAAGAGTATCAACGATACATACGGACACGACGCGGGCGATATGGTTTTGGCCTCTTTCGCTAAACAGCTTCGCCGTTACAGCAGGGAGCTCGATATAGTGGGGCGCTGGGGCGGAGAGGAGTTTCTTGTCATCCTTCCCAAAACCGACAGGGAGGGTGCCGGCCGCTTTGCGGAAAAACTGCGTGAAGTTGTCGAAAAAAGCAAGTTTCTGTACAGGGGAAGACGTATCCCCGTAACTGTAAGCGGGGGAGTCGCGGACCGCTCATCTTACGGTGATATGGAGAGGATGCTCAAAGCGGCCGACGAGAAGCTCTATCTGGCCAAAGAGGGCGGGCGTAACAGAGTTGTTGTCTGA
- a CDS encoding probable lipoprotein Cj1090c has translation MLILSFISFFIFSGCGYKPMTAYTKRVFTDKVYTEVEVYLRDPENAVLVKDAMNEAVVSRFGAKITKKEDATTRLWIRFKSVSFSPIQYDANGYAVYYRANVNLTVRYESPKKKGSESVLGFYDFPIEPNAVISDAKRFEAIRFGAQKALDAFISRMAMRGESL, from the coding sequence ATGCTCATCCTCTCTTTTATTTCGTTTTTCATCTTTTCAGGCTGCGGCTACAAGCCGATGACGGCCTATACTAAAAGGGTCTTTACCGACAAGGTGTATACGGAGGTGGAGGTCTACCTGCGCGATCCCGAAAATGCCGTATTGGTGAAAGATGCGATGAACGAGGCGGTGGTGAGCCGGTTCGGGGCGAAGATAACGAAGAAAGAGGATGCGACTACGAGGCTCTGGATCCGCTTCAAGTCCGTTTCATTCTCCCCGATCCAGTATGACGCCAACGGGTATGCGGTCTACTATCGTGCCAACGTGAATCTGACCGTTCGCTACGAGTCGCCCAAGAAAAAGGGTTCGGAGAGTGTGCTCGGCTTCTACGACTTCCCTATCGAACCGAATGCGGTCATATCCGATGCGAAACGTTTCGAAGCGATCCGTTTCGGTGCACAGAAGGCGCTGGACGCTTTCATATCACGCATGGCTATGCGAGGAGAGAGTCTATGA
- a CDS encoding leucyl-tRNA synthetase, whose translation MKYNPSEIEKKWQRFWDEKGSFEPSEDRTLPKKYILSMFPYPSGRIHMGHVRNYAIGDALARYWRKKGNNVLHPIGWDAFGMPAENAAIKNGVHPGKWTYENIEYMRKELASLGLSFSKEREFATCDPLYTKYEQGFFIDMWERGLVYRKKGYLNWCPHDKTVLANEQVIDGRCWRCDTPIVQKEMYQYYIKITDYAQELLDDLKRLEEGWPSQVIAMQRNWIGRSVGLEFSFRLDERSREKCGIDELEVFTTRPDTICGVSYAAVAPEHPVVKSLLEKGLLDPSAAEKIGQMQRMPVRERNMAEKEGVPLGIDVIHPVTGEKVPVWVANFVLMEYGSGAVMAVPAHDSRDYDFAKKYGLPIKPVIFPKEGALPEDEAYTEDGVVRGCDGFDGLYGEEARDAIIGWFEEKGLGKRVVNFRLKDWGVSRQRYWGAPIPMVHCPVCGVVPESKENLPVTLPEDVEITGEGNPLDHHPAWKFTKCPKCGGDAERETDTLDTFVQSSWYFLRFTTPRRLWEETAFTKEDTGYWMPVDQYVGGIEHAILHLLYARFFTKVLRDLGYVDVDEPFKRLLTQGMVLKDGAKMSKSKGNVVDPDALIERYGADTARLFILFAAPPTQELEWNDSAVEGAHRFLRRLYDRAVKIEGCEELPEILHSGLEKNEKEARRKVYEALVKGEEVYSERFTFNTLIAACMEALNALDRQENEKVWQEGIWIILNLLEPIVPHISWELSDRLFKRNNFGLLKIVEEVFEVEAVQMAVSVNGKPRAQIEVAPEASNEEIIQVAKAAVPKWLEGKTVVKEIVVPKKLVNLVVK comes from the coding sequence ATGAAATACAATCCTTCCGAGATTGAGAAAAAGTGGCAGAGATTCTGGGACGAAAAGGGCAGTTTCGAACCGAGTGAAGATAGAACTTTGCCCAAAAAATATATTCTTAGTATGTTTCCGTATCCGAGCGGCAGAATCCACATGGGCCATGTGCGCAACTACGCCATAGGAGATGCCCTGGCGCGTTACTGGCGAAAAAAGGGAAACAATGTTCTGCACCCTATAGGGTGGGACGCTTTCGGAATGCCTGCCGAGAATGCGGCTATAAAAAACGGGGTCCATCCCGGAAAGTGGACATATGAAAATATAGAGTATATGCGCAAAGAGCTCGCTTCGCTGGGGCTCTCTTTCTCGAAAGAGCGCGAGTTTGCGACATGTGACCCGCTCTATACGAAGTATGAGCAGGGCTTCTTCATAGATATGTGGGAGAGGGGGCTCGTATACAGGAAGAAGGGGTATCTCAACTGGTGTCCCCACGATAAGACGGTGCTGGCGAACGAGCAGGTCATAGATGGCCGCTGCTGGCGCTGCGACACCCCTATAGTGCAGAAAGAGATGTACCAGTACTACATCAAAATAACCGACTATGCGCAGGAGCTTCTGGACGACCTGAAGAGGCTCGAAGAGGGGTGGCCGAGTCAGGTTATAGCTATGCAGCGCAACTGGATCGGCAGAAGTGTGGGGCTGGAGTTCTCCTTCAGGCTGGATGAGCGGAGCCGCGAAAAGTGCGGAATAGATGAGTTGGAAGTCTTTACGACCCGTCCCGATACGATCTGCGGAGTCAGTTACGCCGCGGTCGCCCCGGAACACCCGGTTGTGAAATCTCTGCTCGAAAAGGGTCTGCTCGACCCTTCGGCGGCGGAAAAGATAGGGCAGATGCAGCGTATGCCTGTACGAGAGCGAAACATGGCGGAGAAAGAGGGGGTGCCGCTCGGCATAGATGTGATCCATCCGGTTACGGGGGAGAAGGTTCCGGTATGGGTGGCCAACTTCGTTCTGATGGAGTACGGAAGCGGCGCGGTCATGGCCGTTCCGGCCCACGACAGCAGGGACTACGACTTCGCGAAAAAGTACGGGCTTCCGATAAAACCGGTTATCTTCCCAAAAGAGGGGGCTCTTCCCGAAGATGAAGCCTATACGGAGGATGGTGTTGTCAGGGGGTGCGACGGTTTCGACGGCCTCTACGGAGAGGAGGCGCGTGACGCTATAATCGGCTGGTTCGAAGAGAAGGGGCTTGGAAAGAGGGTTGTCAACTTCCGCCTGAAAGATTGGGGAGTGAGCCGCCAGCGCTACTGGGGTGCACCGATTCCCATGGTCCACTGCCCGGTCTGCGGTGTTGTTCCGGAGAGCAAGGAGAACCTTCCCGTCACACTTCCCGAGGATGTGGAGATAACCGGAGAGGGGAATCCTCTGGATCACCATCCGGCCTGGAAATTTACCAAGTGCCCCAAATGCGGCGGCGATGCCGAAAGGGAGACCGATACACTCGACACCTTCGTGCAGTCTAGCTGGTATTTCCTCCGCTTTACGACACCTCGGAGGCTCTGGGAAGAGACCGCCTTCACGAAAGAGGATACAGGCTACTGGATGCCGGTGGACCAGTATGTCGGAGGAATCGAACACGCCATTTTGCACCTCCTTTACGCCCGCTTCTTCACGAAAGTGCTGAGGGATCTCGGGTATGTCGATGTCGACGAGCCGTTCAAGAGGCTTCTTACGCAGGGTATGGTTCTCAAAGACGGTGCAAAGATGAGCAAATCCAAAGGCAATGTCGTAGATCCCGATGCGCTGATAGAGAGGTACGGAGCAGATACGGCGCGTCTTTTCATTCTCTTCGCCGCACCTCCGACGCAGGAGCTGGAGTGGAACGACAGTGCGGTGGAGGGGGCACACCGATTCCTGCGAAGGCTCTACGACAGGGCCGTGAAGATAGAAGGGTGCGAAGAGCTTCCCGAGATTCTGCACTCAGGGCTGGAGAAAAACGAAAAAGAGGCGAGGAGAAAGGTCTACGAGGCGTTGGTAAAAGGGGAGGAGGTCTACAGTGAGCGCTTTACCTTCAATACCCTGATAGCCGCCTGCATGGAGGCGTTGAACGCTTTGGACAGGCAGGAGAACGAAAAGGTATGGCAGGAGGGAATCTGGATAATTTTGAATCTTCTGGAGCCGATAGTACCCCATATTTCATGGGAATTGAGCGACCGCCTGTTTAAAAGGAACAATTTTGGCTTACTGAAGATCGTAGAGGAAGTTTTCGAAGTGGAAGCGGTGCAGATGGCGGTCTCCGTCAACGGGAAACCGAGAGCGCAGATAGAGGTGGCCCCGGAAGCTTCGAACGAGGAGATCATACAGGTCGCCAAAGCGGCGGTGCCGAAATGGCTCGAGGGCAAAACGGTTGTAAAAGAGATAGTGGTACCGAAAAAGCTTGTGAATCTGGTCGTAAAATAG
- a CDS encoding protein-export membrane protein SecF, which yields MELFRYRKPIPLMAKSKIFFTISLIAVLASYVLIFTKGFNLGIDFAGGTVVQVKYDGKAPIDKVREAIRASEIFEGASVNFFGSDDEIVIKVRTSSKKLGTDIGDEARELLKGTGKFEIRRVDMVGPKVGNELREKGIMALVLAIAGILIYVSFRFEWRFAIASVVALVHDISIAMGAIVLFNVEVNLDILAALLTILGYSLNDTIIVFDRIREGLVTVRSSKLADVIDESVTRTLSRTTLTSLTTFFVVLTLFLMGGEIIHGFSFTLLVGIVVGTYSSIFIASPLLMAMKFNVENYRKKLAEKKKREEEKARLRAMYEQGTV from the coding sequence ATGGAACTGTTCAGATATAGAAAACCGATCCCTCTGATGGCAAAGTCGAAGATATTCTTCACGATATCGCTTATAGCCGTTCTCGCCTCATACGTCCTGATATTCACCAAGGGTTTCAACCTCGGTATCGACTTCGCCGGCGGTACCGTCGTGCAGGTGAAGTACGACGGTAAAGCACCGATAGACAAGGTCCGGGAGGCTATCCGCGCTTCGGAGATTTTCGAAGGGGCGTCGGTCAACTTCTTCGGCAGTGACGACGAGATAGTCATAAAGGTGCGCACCAGCAGTAAGAAGCTCGGAACCGATATAGGTGACGAAGCCAGAGAGTTGCTCAAAGGTACCGGCAAGTTTGAGATCAGGCGGGTCGATATGGTCGGGCCGAAGGTCGGAAACGAGCTGCGTGAGAAGGGGATAATGGCGCTTGTGCTCGCGATCGCCGGTATTCTTATATATGTATCGTTCCGTTTCGAGTGGCGTTTCGCTATCGCTTCCGTAGTTGCACTCGTGCACGACATATCTATAGCGATGGGTGCGATAGTGCTCTTCAACGTGGAGGTGAATCTCGATATCCTCGCGGCGCTTCTGACGATCCTGGGATACTCTCTGAACGATACGATAATCGTCTTCGACCGTATCAGGGAGGGGCTGGTCACCGTCAGGAGTTCGAAGCTGGCAGATGTCATAGACGAGTCGGTTACCAGAACGCTTTCGCGTACGACCCTGACATCTTTGACCACCTTCTTCGTGGTTCTTACTCTCTTCCTTATGGGTGGAGAGATTATCCACGGCTTCAGCTTTACGCTGCTTGTCGGTATCGTCGTCGGTACCTACAGCTCCATCTTCATAGCCTCGCCTCTCCTGATGGCTATGAAGTTCAATGTTGAAAACTACCGCAAAAAACTTGCCGAAAAGAAAAAGAGAGAAGAGGAGAAGGCCCGCCTGCGTGCCATGTACGAACAGGGGACCGTTTGA
- a CDS encoding protein-export membrane protein SecD: MKLNYRVVIFIAAAVFGIALSMPSLLQTEKGSKITLGLDLQGGLHMLLGVDTDEAIRSKIKSLASAIKYAAEDEELIIDGFKVRNGRVEFELLDRDDMPKMDEILKKMEGISVQKEGLKYTVTLTPEEKESIKRYAITQAVDTIRNRLDQFGLAEPTVAKQGKDKILVEVPGIKTPEQEQRIRELIAKAAHLQLMAIDEERAANVDNMTPAEAARYGDVILEGAQNGRKYLVKEIPILDGSMLTDARVAFDQNNQPVINFSLNSQGAQIFGDFTGKNVGKRLAVVLDDKVYSAPVIRERIGGGSGQISGGFSVKEAHDVAIALRSGALLAPVFMEEKRSVGPSLGADSIKASMIALITGFIAVVIFMVFYYGISGVIADVALIVNLFLILAIMALFGATLTLPGMAGIVLTVGMAVDANVIINERIRELLYEGKSVTKAIEQGYANAFSAILDANITTLIAAVVLYAYGTGPIKGFAITMSIGILASMLTAILGTHGIWQMLESKVSKERLNIWFGIKPVTKAEGR, from the coding sequence ATGAAGCTTAACTACCGCGTCGTAATCTTCATAGCCGCGGCCGTTTTCGGCATAGCGCTCTCGATGCCCTCTCTGCTTCAGACCGAAAAGGGGTCGAAGATAACTCTCGGCCTCGATCTTCAGGGGGGGCTCCATATGCTCCTGGGTGTCGATACCGACGAAGCTATACGGTCGAAAATAAAGTCTCTCGCCTCCGCTATCAAGTACGCGGCCGAAGATGAAGAGCTGATAATTGACGGATTCAAGGTCAGAAACGGAAGGGTCGAGTTCGAGCTTCTCGACAGGGACGATATGCCCAAGATGGATGAGATTCTTAAGAAGATGGAGGGGATCTCGGTTCAGAAAGAGGGGCTGAAATATACGGTTACGCTCACCCCCGAGGAGAAGGAGTCCATAAAGAGATATGCCATTACCCAGGCGGTTGATACGATAAGAAACCGTCTCGACCAGTTCGGCCTGGCAGAGCCTACCGTCGCCAAGCAGGGTAAGGATAAGATTCTCGTGGAGGTACCCGGCATCAAGACCCCGGAGCAGGAGCAGCGTATCCGCGAGCTGATCGCCAAGGCCGCACATCTGCAGCTCATGGCGATAGATGAGGAGCGCGCGGCGAACGTCGACAATATGACACCGGCGGAGGCGGCCAGGTACGGGGATGTGATTCTCGAGGGTGCGCAGAACGGCCGGAAGTACCTTGTGAAAGAGATTCCGATACTAGACGGTTCGATGCTTACCGACGCCCGCGTCGCCTTCGACCAGAACAACCAGCCGGTTATAAACTTCTCCCTCAACTCACAGGGGGCCCAGATATTCGGTGATTTTACAGGGAAAAACGTCGGCAAACGGCTCGCGGTAGTTCTTGACGACAAGGTCTACAGCGCACCGGTGATCAGGGAGCGGATCGGCGGCGGAAGCGGACAGATTTCGGGCGGTTTCAGCGTCAAAGAGGCGCATGATGTCGCAATCGCACTCCGCAGCGGCGCACTTCTGGCCCCGGTTTTCATGGAGGAGAAGCGAAGCGTGGGGCCGAGCCTCGGTGCGGACAGCATCAAGGCGTCGATGATAGCGCTTATAACCGGGTTTATAGCGGTTGTCATATTTATGGTTTTCTATTACGGAATCTCGGGTGTCATAGCCGACGTGGCCCTGATAGTGAACCTCTTCCTTATACTGGCGATAATGGCACTCTTCGGCGCTACGCTGACGCTACCCGGAATGGCGGGTATAGTCCTTACGGTCGGTATGGCTGTGGATGCCAACGTCATCATAAACGAACGGATAAGGGAGCTGCTGTATGAAGGCAAAAGCGTCACCAAGGCTATAGAGCAGGGGTATGCCAACGCCTTCAGCGCGATTCTGGATGCCAACATAACCACTCTGATAGCCGCGGTCGTGCTCTACGCCTACGGTACGGGTCCGATCAAAGGCTTCGCAATAACCATGAGTATAGGTATACTCGCCTCGATGCTGACGGCTATACTGGGAACCCACGGTATATGGCAGATGCTCGAGTCGAAGGTTTCCAAAGAGAGACTCAACATCTGGTTCGGCATAAAGCCTGTCACGAAAGCCGAAGGGAGATAG
- a CDS encoding preprotein translocase subunit YajC, giving the protein MNGAEQGNILASLFPLLILFAIFYFLVIRPQQKQAKQHKEMVASLKKGDKIVTTGGLIAEVIKPEEDFIKIKLNDDTIVKLVPDYVARKIEDEA; this is encoded by the coding sequence ATGAACGGTGCCGAGCAGGGGAATATTTTAGCTTCATTGTTTCCGCTTCTGATTCTGTTTGCGATCTTCTATTTTCTGGTGATCCGCCCGCAGCAGAAGCAGGCGAAACAGCACAAAGAGATGGTCGCTTCGCTTAAAAAAGGCGATAAGATAGTCACTACCGGCGGTCTCATTGCCGAGGTGATCAAGCCTGAAGAGGATTTTATCAAAATCAAGCTTAACGACGATACGATCGTGAAGCTGGTCCCCGATTACGTTGCAAGAAAGATCGAGGATGAAGCTTAA
- a CDS encoding apolipoprotein N-acyltransferase /copper homeostasis protein CutE — MKILMRYFNTATLSLGFLSALCASAFIYLFHFGLQFPYLQTLLGLSALYFWLTLERPALFWSGFFTALFWFWWIALSFRYYDLAWMIPLVMLGVSLVYGGIFWLIGSLGHTALRALALGLIEWLHPMGFDWFRPALLFTGSILGDSLWQLWAVLASLTLLIILRTKLRWIAAAGIVAALHIPQEAHPPEIPVKLVQTSLDQRDKWDPRYLRVIVEANIASVKEAEREGYRAVVLPESAFPLYLNREIELIDRLLKLSRKITILTGALYYEKGRSYNSSYLFKNGEMRVMHKVVLVPFGEEVPLPSWIGRWVNKIFFGGASDYKTAPNPSDFTMAGVEWRNAICYEATTDRLFEKSPKYMVAISNNAWFLPSIEPSLQRLLLQLQSDRHGTIIYHATNGPITTVITPR, encoded by the coding sequence GTGAAAATTTTGATGCGATATTTTAACACCGCTACGCTAAGTTTAGGCTTTCTTTCCGCACTTTGTGCCTCGGCTTTCATCTATCTGTTTCATTTCGGCCTCCAATTTCCGTATCTACAGACTCTTCTGGGGCTGTCTGCTCTCTACTTCTGGCTCACTCTCGAACGTCCCGCACTCTTTTGGAGCGGCTTTTTTACCGCACTCTTCTGGTTCTGGTGGATAGCCCTCAGTTTCAGGTACTACGACCTTGCATGGATGATCCCTCTCGTCATGCTCGGTGTATCGCTCGTATACGGGGGGATATTCTGGCTCATAGGCTCTTTGGGGCATACCGCGCTCAGGGCTCTCGCCCTGGGTCTGATAGAGTGGCTCCACCCGATGGGTTTCGACTGGTTCAGGCCGGCCCTTCTCTTTACCGGATCCATTCTCGGAGACTCCCTCTGGCAGCTATGGGCGGTACTCGCCTCTTTGACTCTCCTCATAATTCTGCGCACAAAGCTGCGGTGGATTGCGGCAGCGGGGATTGTCGCGGCACTCCATATTCCGCAGGAGGCACACCCTCCCGAAATTCCGGTCAAACTGGTCCAAACCTCTCTCGACCAGCGCGACAAGTGGGACCCGAGGTATCTGAGGGTGATAGTGGAGGCGAATATCGCATCGGTCAAAGAGGCGGAGAGAGAGGGGTACAGGGCCGTAGTTCTCCCCGAAAGCGCATTTCCTCTCTACCTCAACCGGGAGATTGAGCTTATAGACCGGCTGCTGAAGCTGAGCCGAAAGATCACAATTCTGACCGGGGCTCTCTACTACGAAAAGGGCAGGTCGTACAACTCATCCTACCTCTTCAAAAACGGCGAAATGAGGGTGATGCACAAGGTGGTACTCGTACCTTTCGGGGAGGAGGTCCCGCTGCCCTCATGGATAGGAAGATGGGTCAACAAAATATTCTTCGGCGGAGCGAGCGACTACAAAACCGCTCCAAACCCCAGCGACTTCACGATGGCCGGAGTCGAGTGGCGAAACGCCATCTGCTACGAAGCTACGACCGACAGACTCTTTGAGAAGAGTCCGAAGTATATGGTCGCCATAAGTAACAACGCATGGTTTCTGCCATCCATAGAGCCCTCTTTGCAGAGGCTCCTTCTTCAGCTTCAGTCCGACCGCCACGGCACGATAATCTACCATGCGACAAACGGCCCGATTACGACCGTGATAACGCCACGTTAA
- a CDS encoding cysteine synthase: MNIANDVTELIGNTPLVRLNARSDETGCTILGKCEFMNPGGSVKDRIGKNMIERALERGIIDENSTVIEPTSGNTGIALASICAAKGIRLILTMPESMSIERRKLLKALGAQLELTPAAEGMQGAIDRAEELKRDIKNSLILQQFENPDNPEIHRKSTAEEILRDTGGNVDIFIAAVGTGGTVTGVGEVLKQRLPSVKVIAVEPSSSPVLSGGRPGPHKIQGIGAGFVPKILDTEVYEEVIKVSNEEAFAMSRRIAKEEGILVGISSGANVHAAVKVASRPENRGKTIVTVLCDTGERYLSTELFSEDT, encoded by the coding sequence ATGAATATAGCCAACGACGTAACCGAACTCATAGGAAACACTCCGCTGGTAAGGCTTAACGCCCGGAGCGACGAGACCGGGTGTACGATTCTGGGAAAGTGCGAATTTATGAACCCTGGAGGTTCCGTGAAGGACCGAATCGGCAAAAATATGATAGAGCGTGCACTCGAACGCGGCATTATAGATGAAAACAGCACGGTTATAGAGCCTACAAGCGGCAATACCGGTATCGCCCTGGCGAGTATCTGTGCCGCGAAAGGGATCAGGCTCATACTAACGATGCCGGAGTCGATGAGTATAGAGAGGAGAAAACTTCTCAAGGCGCTCGGGGCCCAACTGGAACTCACCCCGGCCGCCGAAGGGATGCAGGGGGCGATAGACCGCGCCGAAGAGTTAAAAAGAGATATAAAAAACTCCCTGATACTCCAGCAGTTTGAAAACCCCGACAACCCGGAGATACACAGAAAGAGCACCGCCGAAGAGATACTTCGAGATACCGGCGGAAATGTGGATATTTTCATAGCCGCCGTAGGAACGGGAGGAACCGTAACCGGGGTTGGAGAGGTCCTGAAGCAGAGGCTCCCTTCAGTCAAGGTCATAGCGGTGGAGCCGAGCAGCTCCCCGGTCCTCTCCGGTGGAAGACCCGGCCCCCACAAGATCCAGGGTATCGGTGCCGGTTTCGTCCCGAAAATATTGGACACCGAAGTTTACGAAGAGGTTATAAAGGTCTCCAATGAAGAGGCTTTCGCCATGAGCAGACGCATAGCGAAAGAGGAGGGGATACTGGTCGGAATCTCATCCGGCGCCAATGTGCACGCAGCCGTAAAAGTCGCCTCCCGTCCCGAGAACAGAGGCAAGACCATCGTTACCGTTCTGTGCGATACCGGCGAACGATATCTCAGTACGGAGCTCTTCAGCGAAGATACATAG
- a CDS encoding aminodeoxychorismate lyase, which produces MLFETIRIHNGSIQHLSYHQARFDSSRAALFPDEAKDIDLASIIHPPTGSGILKCRIRYGREVTDIDYSPYIPREIRRLKIVHSSIGYAHKFSDRRELDELFEKRGDADEILIVRDGFVTDTSIANIAFFNGRTWVTPKRPLLRGTTRERLIRSGFLVPRDIRVDEIRGFDRFALLNAMIGFEPVESGIITE; this is translated from the coding sequence ATGCTTTTTGAAACCATACGCATCCACAACGGATCGATACAGCATCTATCCTACCATCAGGCCCGTTTCGACTCCAGCAGAGCCGCACTCTTCCCTGACGAAGCGAAAGATATAGATCTAGCCTCCATCATACACCCTCCGACCGGTTCCGGAATACTCAAATGCCGCATCAGATACGGGCGGGAGGTTACCGATATCGACTACTCACCATATATACCGAGAGAGATAAGAAGATTGAAGATCGTCCACTCCTCCATCGGCTACGCACACAAGTTCAGCGACAGGAGAGAGCTGGACGAGCTCTTCGAAAAGAGGGGTGACGCGGATGAGATTCTGATAGTCCGCGACGGGTTTGTGACGGACACTTCGATAGCCAATATCGCTTTTTTCAACGGACGCACCTGGGTGACCCCCAAAAGACCTCTTCTGCGCGGCACGACCCGTGAAAGGTTGATAAGAAGCGGTTTCCTGGTCCCCAGGGATATAAGAGTAGACGAGATACGCGGCTTTGACAGGTTCGCACTGCTGAACGCGATGATCGGGTTCGAGCCGGTAGAAAGTGGTATAATAACCGAATAG